The genome window CCCAACATTGACTCGAGTGATAATGGATAGATCAGGGCCAATCAAAATGAGGAGAGAATCAACCAGGGCTTCTACAACTGGTTGCTATCTAGTTTtgaatgggatgtgtgtgtgtgcgcgcgcgcgcgtgtgtgtagcGAGAGCAACCTAAGGCTAATAATTGAATAACTGACATTGACCGCTAAGATTTACATATAAAGAATGGTCATTTATATGAAGCCTCTGGACGGTAACACTGAGGCTGGAGTCCAATGTGAGCATGTGCTGCTAGCTTGGCCAGAACTCTTCACCCTAAAGTGCTGATGCACTGGCGGTCAACTGGAAAAAGTCAAAACTAAGGTTGATAAGTTTCGCTTGGCAAGCCTATTAATGGTTATGAAACCAAGGCGGGCGGATGGAGTCAAAAGatagatctaattgaatggcgcaacgtggctcgaggggctgaatggcctacctctgagATCATAAGAAAGgaaggaagggtggggggggggaaagaaaagtataagaacagagtggtgaagaaggcattcggcatgcttggcttcatcggtcagaacattgaatacagaagttggcaaGATAAAATCGACAGGCTATAGGCCCACAAAATTGTAGGAAATAGCTGGAGATGGTTTCTAATGGATGACAAACCAAATTGGTGGACCGGTCACTAATGTAATCACAATTGTTCCGGAAAACTGCTCTTTAAACTGGGCTGGCATCTGACTAAGCTGCACCAGTCAGTCCGTGGTTTATTTTGGGAGTTAGTTGTCTGCAGATCTCCAAAATGTAAACAAgacatttaaaagtttatttttttaataaaagTTGACTTTTTTTTTCCAGATACCTCTCCATCTTGTGATTTTGTAAATGTTTTCAGTCAAGTATCAAAAGGTCAAAGGAAGAcatgtttgttttattcattcattgcgcGCGGCCATCACTGGCAAGCCCAgtgtttgttgaagttgtacaagacattggtaggccacacttggaatactgtgtgcaattctggtcaccctattatagaaagaatattaaactagaaagaatgcagaaaagatttactaggatgctaccaggacttgatggtttgagttataatgagaggctggatagactgggacttttttctctggagcataggaggctgaggggtgatcttatagaggtctataaaataatgaggggcacagatcagctagatagtcaatatcttttcccaaaggtaggggagtctaaaactagagggcataggtttaaggtgagaggggagagatacaaaagtgtccagaggggcaattgtttccacacagagggtggcgagtgtctggaacaagctgcccagaggtagtaatagattttgtacaattttgtcttttaaaaagcatttagatagttacatgggtacaatgggtatagagggatatgggccaaatgcgggcaattgggattagctttggggttttaaaacaaaagggcggcatggacaagttgggccgaagggcctgtttccatgctgtaaacctctaagactctataacataagaaataggaacaggagtagaccatttggccccttcagcctgttccaccatccaATGCAATCATGGTAGATCTTCCACTTCCGCTCCACTTTCCCAGCTATTCCTCCATTTCCTTAGTGATCAAAAATCTATTGTCTTGAAAACTGAGCATATTCCTGGATAATCAGTATTtgtgtacatttttaaaaaaaacatccttTTCACATTGTTAACTATTTGTACTTTAGTCCAACAAGTTATTGAAAACCATGTACTGAAGCTGCTTCAGAGCAACAAGGAGTGACCAAAAGGCACAAGCAATGGAACCAGCCTTGGTTCAGCGGGACCAGCAAGCAAACACTAGTCaaggctgtttttttttaaccctaCAACCTACCTGAAGACTGCAGCCTGAAGCTCATCGAGAGCAGCGGAGGCTTTTGAGGCCTACTCTACCCTATCCAATACGCAAGATAAAATCGACAGGCTATAGGCCCACAAAATCATAGGAAATAGCTGGAGATGGTTTCTAATGGATGACAAACCAAATTGGTGGACCGGTCACTAATGTAATCACAATTGTTACGGAAAACTGCTCTTTAAACTGGGCTGGCATCTGACTGAGCTGCACCAGTCAGTCCGCGGTTTATTTTGGGAGTTAGTTGTCTGCAGATCTCCAAAATGTAAACAAgacatttaaaagtttatttttttaataaaagTTGACTTTTTTTTTCCAGATACCTCTCCATCTTGTGATTTTGTAAATGTTTTCAGTCAAGTATCAAAAGGTCAAAGGAAGAcatgtttgttttattcattcattgcacGCGGCCATCGCTGGCAAGCCCAGTGTTTGTGCACCCATGACcacaactgagtgtcttgctcggcccgttcagagggcagttaagaatgagCCACAattctgtgggtctggactcacatgCAGCCCAGCCAGGaaaagggtgacagatttccctccctgaaggacattaatgaactagggTGGATTTTGCAACGATCCGATACCTTTGCGATTATCATTACTGGTTCTATCTTTACAgtccagattttatttaattaattaattgaattgaattccCTGctcttgtgggatttgaactcgtgtctcccagatcattagtccaggcctctggataaCTCGCCTAACAACATGACCAATGTGTTACTGCAACCATCTCGCACCATTCACAGTCCCAGGATGTTTCAAAGCTGTTCACAGGCATTGTTGTCTCACAGACAAACATAGCAGCCAATAtgcgcacacagcaagatcccacaaatgagATAATGTCCGATCAGGTTTTAATGTTGTTGATCAAGGGCCCAttactcctcctgttccctgcaaTGGGATTACTGACGGCCACCTGAACAGAAAGATGGGGCCCCAGTTCGTGCATCTGAAAGGCAGCTCCTCGAACAAATCAGCTCTCCCTCAGTTCTGTGCCAAGTGGCAGCCTAGATTGTGCTGCCTGCGTCCTGGAGTAGGGCTTGAATCTTCTAACACAGCTGAGAGTACGGCAATACTATCCATGGTGAGAAATCTGAATTGATGAAAacatacgggtggcacagtggttagcactgctgcctcacagcgccagggaccctgcttcaattcctggcttgggtgactgcgtgtggagtttgcacattctccccgtgtctgggtgggtttcctccaggttctccagttcctcccacagtccaaaggatgtgtgggttagctggattggctatgctaaattgccccttagtgtcaggggactagctagggttatggggataagggttgggtgggattgtggtcagtgtagactcactgggctgaatggcctccttctgcacagtagggattgtaTTATATAAATGGCCATGCCTGGAAATTACTTTCAAGAACTCGAAGGTGATCTTACGGGTCTTGTAACTGGCCTCAGAGCCCCTGGACAATAATGACCCCtgccattccattccaattctctccCGCATCTATTACTCCACTAAGGCAGACTTACATCTGTTTCCAGAGGTTGTAGTTCCTGGAACAGATCGCCAGCCTGTCATCAGCGGCTTATAACTCTTAGGGTGCCATTCCACATCAAACgtagctgaccaggagtctctcccactcttactgccagccattggtatGTTTGGAAGAATCTTCATGTTGACACACTCAAGCTGTTTGGCAGAGTttcgaacacaccttccttggccatcaagtcctgaggtgggacttgaacccagagcttctggctcagaggcaggcattgtaacccactgcaccacaggGCCTCCTATTACTTGGCATGCCTCGGAGCAATTAAGGCTCTAGTTGACCTCTGAATGTGCCTGGTCAATTAGTCTTTAACCGATCCTAGGAAATGTCTCCACAAGTACAAGTTGTATTAAGCTCTACTTTACCAGCAGAATATATTGTCAACTAAGTAGCTGTAACGAGAAAATTGGCATTAGATTCAGAGAACTAAACTACAAGAAAAGGTTATAAACAAATTAACTCTTCAGTCCATAAGGACAAATTAAAAATTTTCGGTACAAAAGACGTACAAGAAATCCCACTGCCGTGTTCTGTACTGTGGAGTAACAGCAAGGGGTTCTCCAGCCAACATGCCACATCCAATGACACAACAGAGATTCACATTACCGTAATCTCACTGCTATTGTGGGACGATGCTGCCCAGGGTGCCTgccgtggggtggcacagtgattagcactgctgcttcacagcgtcagtgacccaggttcaattccagccgagggtcactgtctgtgtgcagtttgcactttctccccgtgtctgcgtgggtttcctgcgggtgctccggtttcctcccacagtccaaagatgtgcgggttaggtggattggctatgctaaattgaccctagtatcagggagattagcagggtaaatgagggttgtgggaatagggcctgagtgagattgtggtcggtacagactcgatggaccgaacggcctccttttgtactgtagtaaTTCTATTCTAAAATGATCATTGGATTCCAAACGTAAATCAATTTGTGAACACGTCAGGTGTGGTTAActgtaattaaaatgtgttatttTATATTTCAAATACCATCAATTCAGCCGTTTTTCCTGTATCTGTGTCAAATGTAAAGTAATTCCTCGCCATCTCACTGCTCCAAGGCAGGATTCAGTCTGCACCCGCCAAAAGCAGCCAATGCATTGCGCTGGGGTTTGTACCTCACCAGAGTCCGGCACTGAAAGTGTGACTGGGAATCCCCAACTCCAGCCGGTTTCGACTTCTCCAGGTGAGTGTAACCTCATTCCTTACAACATTCTTTCACCAAGAACGTCAAGATGATAGATAATAATCCTTCCAAAGAAGTCTGTGCTTTTCTCAAATATGATTTTTAATTTATCAGCGATGGATTCCTCGGGGATGGAGAATCTGTGAGTCGCAGACTAAGGAAGAATACAACTTACTTGATGAAGAATAATTTAGCGAACTGCCTGCCAGTATCCACAATTTAAACACTCatgtattagaacaaagaaaattacagcacaggaacaggcccttcggccctccaagcctgcaccgaccatgctgcccgactgaactaaaaccccctacccttccggggaccatgtccctctatccccatcctattcctgtatttgtcaagatgccccttaaaagtcactaccgtatctgctttcactacctcccccggcagtgagttccaggcacccaccgccctctgtgtaaaagacctgcctcgtacatctcctttaaaccttgcccctcgcaccttaaacctgtgcccccgagtaattgactcttccaccctgggaaaaagcttctgactgtccactctgtccatgcccctcataatcttgtagacttctatcaggaagCACAGCGGATTGGTGTGTGGATTAATGCACTATCCAGTGTTTTAAACTCACCCACACGGCCCACATTCGGactgaaataaggagaaatttcttgactcaaagttcataagatataggagcagaattaggccattcggtcattgagtccgctccgccattcgatcatggctgatatgctcctcatccccattttcctcccttctccccataacccttcaacccattaccaattaaaaatctgtctaactcctccttaaatttactcactgtcccagcatccaccgcactttgggtagcgaattccacagattcacaaccctttgggagaagtagtttctcctcaactctgttttgaatttgctaccccttatcctgagaccatgGCCTCTCGTCCTCGCCTTTTGAATGTTTAGAATTCTTTATTCTGGAGAGGTGAGGATGCTCAGGCATTGTCTGTGTTCAGGGATGAGATCAATAGATGTTTGGATACCAAAGGGAATACCTGGAAAGGTCAACCTGAGGTCaacgatcagctatgatcttactgaatgttcGAGCAGCCTGAAGGGACTGTATGGACTATGCCAGCTCCAATTTCTTAACTTCTGCATATTCGCAAGACATATCAGCTCGTGACAAAATTGAGGGATGGCGGAACTCATTTTCCCAGTTGAAAACTTGGCCCTAACACAAAAGATCATAACTCATTGAAAATTAATGCTAAATCACCTATTGCTGCCTCAGTCTGTGAAGGATATTTGCAGACGGTTTGTGTCTTCAGGGTAGAAATCAGCTATCTTCACCAAACTGGCTCCCTTTCTGCTACCTAAGAGGCAAGATAAACAAATTCAGTCATGGGGCTAGTTGCAAAATGAGTAAAACCATTGCAAACTGGAAAACAGTTGAGTTTGTGGcaaatgcaacgttagcattcatttcaagaggactagaatacaaaagcaggaatgtactgctgaggctgtataagattctggtcagaccacatttggagtattgtgagcaattttgggtcccgtatctaaggaaggatgtgctggccctggagagggtccagaggaggttcacaagaatgatcccgggaatgaaaactttgtgatgtatgaggagcgtttgaggactgtggatctgtactcgatgggagtttagaaggatgagggtgggggggggggagggatttcattgaaacttacagaatactgaaaggcctggatagactggacgtggagatgttgtttccattagcactcggatctgagggcacagcttcagaataaagggatggccttttagaaccgagatgaggaggaatttcttcagccagagaggggtgaatctgtggaatttattgccacagaaggctgtggaggccgggtcattgagtgtctttaagacagagatagataggttcttaattggtaaggggatcaaaggttacagggaaaaggcaggagaatgaggttgagaaacttattagccatgattgaatggcggagcagactcgatgggccgaatggcctaattctgctcctatatcttctggtcTAAACAAAAACCAAAGCTGACAATTCAGCGCAGTCTTAAGGAAGcattgcactgttggagatgttgTTTTTCAGATAAAACATTAAACAGAGTCTTCACCTGCTTGCTTGGTTGGATGTTAAAAATCCACGGCCCCATTTCgacaaagagcaggggagttctccccagtgtcctggccaatatttatctctcaatcgacatcacaaaaaacagatcatctggtcattatcgcatGATTGTTTGTCGAAGTTTATTGTGTGCAAATTAATTGCGGGATTTCCTTGGCCTCAGCAATTCTGGGATAGAGAGCCAGGTGGATTGAGGGAAAAAGCAATCTGGTGATacatctcccactctctgtccaggGGCCCATGCTGTGATTTGAGGGTGTCAGCTAATGGCAGAATCAGGTTCGACTGAGATGCTGAAATTCATGAGAGACTGGATATGACTATgatttggatcaaaatcctgggattcgcTGCCAAATTGGGGTGGTATGATGGcacttttaggactgagttgaggagggacttcttcacccaaagggttgtggaattccctgtccagtgaagcagttgaggttgccttgttgaaagtttttaaggcaaggatagctacatttttgaacagtaaagggatcaagggttatggtgagcgggcgggtaagtggagctgagtccatgaaaagatcagccatgatcttatcgaacggcgagcaggctcgaggggctagatggcctattcctgctcctagttcttattaagaagtctcacaacaccaggttaaagtccaacaggtttatttggtagcaaataccataagctttcggagcgctgctccttcgtcagatggaatggaaatgtgctctcaaacagtgcacagagacacaaaatcaagttacagaatactaattagaatgcgaatccctacagccagccaggtcttaaaggtacggacaatgtgggtggagggagcattaaacacaggttaaagagatgtgtattgtctccagacagagcagctagtgagattctgcaagtccagggggcaagctgtgggggttaccgataatgtgacataaatccaacatcccggtttaggccgtcctcatgtgtgcggaacttggctatcagtttctgctcagcgactctgcgctgtcgtgtgtcgtgaaggccgccttggagaacgcttacctgaagatccaaggctgaatgcccgtgactgcttgtttttttgattttgtgtctctgtgcactgtttgagagcacatttccattccatctgacgaaggagcagtgctccgaaagcttatggtatttgctaccaaataaacctgttggactttaacctggtgttgtgagactacttactgtgttcaccccagtccaacgccggcatctccacatcctagttcttatgtcagggacctgggttcgattcccgccttgggtcactgtctgtgcagagtctgcacgttctccacgtgtctgctcctccgggtgctccggtttcctcccacagtccgaaagacgtgctggttagatgcactggccatgctaaattctacctcagtgtagccgaacaggcgccggagtgtggcgacttttgggattttcacagtaacttcattgcagtgttaacgtaagcctacttgtgacaataataaataaactttaatacattaacaggaCTGTGGGTGGACCGACACCTCAGGGACGGCAgctcttcaagaaggcagctcatcactttctcaaggacaactcaggatggccagtgacgcccataacCTGTAAATTAATAATATAATGATTCAGCCTGAAATTACCTtccagtctgcacgttctgcctgtgAATCCACCTTGGAACTGGAGCTGTAATTCAGTCAGCTTGGCTGTCTGAGGGAACTCGAGCATCACCCATTGGGAGGAACCCTAAGACACGGTGAGGGCGGGGGGATGGTGTGGGTAAAACACAATAAGGAACACTGAAAATCCAGAGatggacagtgatggaacaaaaaaaaatacacatgTGCACAAGTCCTGGTAATAAAAACCAATAATGCACAGCAGGCCGAGACTCAAAGGGAAAATAAACTAATAATTCAGGGTTGgtagaaaaaaaatcaggaacaCATCAATGagagaaagacttacatttctaTGCCCTTAGGACTTCCCAAAGCCCttcacatgggtggcacagaggttagtactgctgcctcacagcgccagggacccgagttcaattccagccttgggtgactgtctgtgtgcagtttgcacattctccctgtgtctgcgtgagtttcctccgggtgctccagtttcctcccacagtccaaagatgtgctggttaggtggattggctatgctaaattgcctcttagtgtccaaagatgtgtaggttaggggattagtggggtaaatatgtggggttaaggggatagggcctgggtgggatgctctgtcggagtcagtgcagccttgatgagctgcatggcctccttctgcactgtgaaatAGTTCTGAAGCATTGTAGTGTTTTGTAATGCAAGAAAGGTTTACAGCCAATTTGGGTACAACAtagtctcacaaacagcaatgtaataaacaCCAGATAATTTGCTTATTGTTATACGTATCGAGTGATCGTTGCTGGACAGAGTGCTACTCTTCCAacattgccatgggatctttcacatccacccaaGAAGGGACCGTAGCCTCAGCTTAACATCCCTTCCAAATGataacacctccaacagtgcagcactccctcagcaccacagtcttgatttttgtgctcgtgCTTCTGGAATGGGATTTACGATCCATTGAGCCGAAGCAAATACTGGATGTAATAAATCTTCaaagtgaagacttgatgggccgaatggcctccttctgcactgtaggaattccctGAAGCAAAGGAAGATATCCTAGGGGAGTGTTGCTTCTAATAAATGTATCACTTTCaacagtggcaacacaggtggagaaggtagtcaagaaggcataagtcatgcttgccttca of Mustelus asterias chromosome 26, sMusAst1.hap1.1, whole genome shotgun sequence contains these proteins:
- the nr2c2ap gene encoding nuclear receptor 2C2-associated protein, yielding MTPPVEDAKGTDGLSDKPRPLAPMTVQQVSTEHALKLPARTPKSRDLLESDKSRCIADSEMQRVSSVLNRDVKQFGKKFLFDHNEETCWNSDQGSSQWVMLEFPQTAKLTELQLQFQGGFTGRTCRLEGSRKGASLVKIADFYPEDTNRLQRFSIPEESIADKLKIIFEKSTDFFGRIIIYHLDVLGERML